One stretch of Streptomyces sp. NBC_01363 DNA includes these proteins:
- a CDS encoding endonuclease/exonuclease/phosphatase family protein gives MPAASSRTTAVSAVVTAALAAGLLTGAATTSASASTTPDRAVDGQVRIHDIQGSTRISPLVGRQVGEVPGIVTGVRTYGSKGFWFQDPNPDADPATSEGVFVYTGSAPTVAVGDAVTVSGTVTEYVPGGLGSGNQSLTQISKPTVAVVSSGNALPEPVRVSERSVPSRYAPEGDPATGGSVNALTLRPSRYALDYYESVEGMNIRVGTSRVVGATDAHAELWVTVKPRENDARRGGTVYGSYDSQNTGRLQIQSLVPLAEQPFPKADVGDVLSGTTEGPLDFNQYGGYTLTARTMGTVTAKGLRREVTRKQRGGELAVATYNVENLDPTDPQEKFDALAAAVVDNLASPDIVALEEIQDNNGAKSDGTVAADLTVKKFTDAIVAAGGPAYEWRSIDPQDKKDGGEPGGNIRQVFLFNPERVSFTDRAGGDATTATDVVRERGRAALTFSPGRIDPANAAWENSRKPLVGEFGFRGRPVFVVANHFASKGGDESIFSEHQPPSRSSEVQRHAQGQAVNTFVKKLLSVQKNADVLVVGDINDFEFSGTAKALTAGGVLYPAIKSLPRSERYSYVYQGNSQVLDQILTSPSIHDYHYDSVHINAEFADQNSDHDPQVLRFRP, from the coding sequence ATGCCTGCCGCATCGTCCAGAACGACCGCCGTCTCCGCCGTAGTCACCGCCGCGCTCGCCGCCGGTCTGCTCACCGGCGCCGCCACCACCTCCGCGTCCGCCTCCACCACCCCCGACCGGGCCGTGGACGGCCAGGTCCGGATCCACGACATCCAGGGCTCCACCCGGATATCCCCGCTCGTCGGCCGGCAGGTCGGTGAGGTGCCGGGCATCGTCACCGGAGTGCGGACGTACGGCTCGAAGGGCTTCTGGTTCCAGGACCCGAACCCCGACGCCGACCCCGCCACCAGCGAGGGCGTCTTCGTCTACACCGGCTCCGCACCCACCGTCGCGGTCGGTGACGCGGTCACCGTCTCCGGCACGGTCACCGAGTACGTCCCGGGGGGCCTCGGCTCCGGCAATCAGTCGCTCACCCAGATCAGCAAGCCCACCGTCGCCGTGGTGTCCTCCGGCAACGCCCTGCCCGAGCCGGTGCGGGTCTCGGAGCGCTCGGTCCCCTCCCGGTACGCCCCGGAGGGTGATCCCGCCACGGGCGGCTCCGTCAACGCGCTGACCCTGCGGCCGTCCCGCTACGCCCTCGACTACTACGAGTCGGTCGAAGGCATGAACATCCGTGTCGGCACCTCGCGGGTGGTCGGCGCCACCGACGCACACGCCGAGCTGTGGGTGACGGTGAAGCCGCGCGAGAACGACGCCCGCCGCGGCGGCACCGTCTACGGCTCGTACGACTCGCAGAACACCGGACGGCTGCAGATCCAGTCCCTGGTGCCGCTCGCCGAGCAGCCCTTCCCCAAGGCCGACGTGGGCGACGTGCTGTCCGGTACGACCGAGGGCCCGCTCGACTTCAACCAGTACGGCGGCTACACGCTGACCGCCCGCACCATGGGCACGGTCACCGCCAAGGGTCTGCGGCGGGAGGTCACCCGCAAGCAGCGCGGTGGCGAGCTGGCCGTGGCGACGTACAACGTCGAGAACCTCGACCCGACCGACCCGCAGGAGAAGTTCGACGCGCTCGCCGCCGCGGTCGTCGACAACCTCGCCTCGCCCGACATCGTGGCGCTGGAGGAGATCCAGGACAACAACGGCGCGAAGAGCGACGGCACGGTCGCCGCCGACCTGACGGTGAAGAAGTTCACCGACGCGATCGTGGCGGCGGGCGGCCCGGCGTACGAGTGGCGCTCCATCGACCCGCAGGACAAGAAGGACGGCGGCGAGCCCGGCGGCAACATCCGCCAGGTGTTCCTCTTCAACCCGGAGCGGGTCTCGTTCACCGACCGGGCCGGCGGCGACGCGACGACGGCGACCGATGTCGTACGGGAGCGGGGCCGCGCCGCCCTGACCTTCTCCCCCGGCCGGATCGACCCGGCGAACGCGGCGTGGGAGAACAGCCGCAAGCCGCTCGTCGGCGAGTTCGGCTTCCGCGGCCGTCCGGTCTTCGTCGTCGCCAACCACTTCGCGTCCAAGGGCGGCGACGAGTCCATCTTCTCGGAGCACCAGCCGCCGTCCCGTTCCTCGGAGGTCCAGCGGCACGCGCAGGGCCAGGCGGTCAACACCTTCGTCAAGAAGCTGCTGAGCGTCCAGAAGAACGCGGACGTCCTGGTCGTCGGCGACATCAACGACTTCGAGTTCTCCGGCACGGCCAAGGCGCTGACGGCCGGAGGCGTGCTGTACCCGGCGATCAAGTCCCTGCCGCGCTCGGAGCGTTACAGCTACGTCTACCAGGGCAACAGCCAGGTCCTCGACCAGATCCTGACCAGCCCGTCGATCCACGACTACCACTACGACAGCGTGCACATCAACGCCGAGTTCGCCGACCAGAACAGCGACCACGACCCGCAGGTGCTCCGCTTCCGCCCGTAG
- a CDS encoding alkaline phosphatase PhoX, giving the protein MSFTRREFTRQSALTGAGIALTGTVAALATAPGALAAGDPKHGHGHDGHEGHGHDHGHGHGREPGYGPLIADPEGILALPAGFSYKVITHSGVTKLESGEYTPSNHDGTATFEGPRGVTLLVNNHELSGTRAGWEHPVPLAEGLVYDPVAAGGCTVVETRRDGRTAEWVGIAGTSTNCAGGASPWGTWLTCEETEDKAGKNGLLKDHGYVFEVDPYDRHANRDPHPIKAFGRYAHEAVVIDPKRGHAYLTEDASGPNGLLYRWVPPHGFRHGRGKLRTLADDAGVLQATKCFDSSGKFVDDLSRATKIGTVYGVDWVDVPDRDARTVSVRKQFADGEVTRARKLEGMWWGDGGTYIVSSFARSESPVQHDGQVWFYDPKRRTLTLKVLLGVNADPSKDGAFDGPDNITVSPYGGLVIAEDGDGIQHLFGATGSGRTYPIARNELNIGSEAEPEFSEFTGVTFSPDGRTLYANIQTPGIMLAITGPWKRQPQK; this is encoded by the coding sequence ATGTCCTTCACGCGCAGGGAATTCACCAGACAGTCCGCCCTCACCGGTGCCGGCATCGCGCTGACCGGTACCGTCGCGGCGCTGGCCACGGCCCCGGGCGCCCTGGCCGCCGGGGACCCGAAGCACGGTCACGGCCACGACGGCCACGAGGGTCACGGGCACGACCACGGTCACGGGCACGGCCGCGAGCCCGGCTACGGGCCGCTGATCGCCGACCCCGAGGGCATACTCGCGCTCCCCGCCGGCTTCTCGTACAAGGTCATCACCCACAGTGGTGTCACCAAGCTGGAGTCCGGCGAGTACACCCCCTCCAACCACGACGGCACGGCCACCTTCGAGGGCCCGCGCGGCGTCACCCTGCTCGTCAACAACCACGAGCTCAGCGGCACCCGCGCCGGCTGGGAGCACCCGGTGCCGCTCGCCGAGGGCCTCGTCTACGACCCGGTCGCGGCCGGCGGCTGCACCGTCGTGGAGACCCGCCGCGACGGCCGCACCGCCGAGTGGGTCGGCATCGCCGGTACGTCCACCAACTGCGCCGGTGGCGCCTCCCCGTGGGGCACCTGGCTCACCTGCGAGGAGACCGAGGACAAGGCCGGCAAGAACGGCCTGCTCAAGGACCACGGCTATGTCTTCGAGGTCGACCCGTACGACCGGCACGCCAACCGCGACCCGCACCCGATCAAGGCGTTCGGCCGGTACGCCCACGAGGCCGTCGTCATCGACCCCAAGCGCGGCCACGCGTACCTGACCGAGGACGCCTCCGGTCCCAACGGACTGCTCTACCGCTGGGTCCCGCCGCACGGCTTCCGGCACGGCCGCGGCAAGCTGCGCACGCTCGCCGACGACGCCGGTGTCCTCCAGGCCACCAAGTGCTTCGACAGCAGCGGCAAGTTCGTCGACGACCTGTCCCGCGCCACGAAGATCGGCACGGTGTACGGCGTGGACTGGGTCGACGTGCCCGACCGTGACGCCAGGACCGTCTCGGTGCGCAAGCAGTTCGCCGACGGCGAGGTCACCCGCGCCCGCAAGCTCGAAGGCATGTGGTGGGGCGACGGCGGCACCTACATAGTCTCCTCGTTCGCCCGTTCCGAGAGCCCCGTCCAGCACGACGGCCAGGTCTGGTTCTACGACCCGAAGCGCCGCACGCTGACGCTCAAGGTGCTCCTCGGCGTGAACGCCGACCCGTCGAAGGACGGCGCCTTCGACGGCCCGGACAACATCACCGTCTCGCCCTACGGCGGCCTGGTCATCGCAGAGGACGGCGACGGCATCCAGCACCTCTTCGGGGCGACCGGGAGCGGCCGGACCTACCCCATCGCGCGCAACGAGCTGAACATCGGCAGCGAGGCGGAGCCGGAGTTCAGCGAGTTCACCGGTGTCACGTTCTCGCCCGACGGCCGGACGCTGTACGCCAACATCCAGACGCCGGGCATCATGCTCGCCATCACCGGCCCGTGGAAGCGCCAGCCGCAGAAGTAG
- a CDS encoding TerD family protein encodes MTAMTPGSNIPLSAARVAVDVSAPVRLDVSGLLLTVDGKVRSDDDFIFYNQPNGPGVTYRSGGGTAPDAIVVDTAAVPPGIEKIVVTASPDAAGQTFQGIEPTATVRNADDGSVLATFTPPRLGAETALVVIEVYLRNGAWKARAVGQGYANGLAGIATDFGVSVEEEPAAAPAPAPVAPPVPAAAPVDPRIAAPPVPAAPPAPPAAPPAPAGGKINLDKGRVSLQKNQTVSLVKGGRPLLSQVKMGLGWEPAFRGKDIDLDASVIAYGPNRNHLDSCYFGKLSILNGAIKHSGDNLTGEGAGDDEVIVVDLGRIPAEATGLVFTVNSFTGQKFTEVAKAYCRLVDAATGEELVRFDLTGAEPQTGVMMAKLIKQFSGEWEMTAMGDFVKSRTVRGMVKPAAQAL; translated from the coding sequence ATGACCGCTATGACCCCCGGCTCGAACATCCCTCTCTCCGCTGCCCGCGTGGCAGTGGACGTCTCCGCACCGGTGCGGCTCGACGTTTCGGGCCTGCTGCTCACCGTCGACGGCAAGGTGCGCTCCGACGACGACTTCATCTTCTACAACCAGCCCAACGGCCCCGGCGTGACCTACCGCTCCGGCGGCGGCACCGCGCCGGACGCGATCGTGGTGGACACCGCCGCGGTCCCGCCCGGCATCGAGAAGATCGTCGTCACGGCGAGCCCGGACGCGGCGGGCCAGACCTTCCAGGGCATCGAGCCCACCGCGACGGTGCGCAACGCCGACGACGGCAGCGTGCTCGCCACGTTCACCCCGCCCCGGCTGGGTGCCGAGACGGCGCTCGTGGTCATCGAGGTCTACCTCCGCAACGGCGCCTGGAAGGCCCGCGCGGTCGGCCAGGGCTATGCGAACGGACTGGCCGGTATCGCCACGGACTTCGGCGTCTCGGTCGAGGAGGAGCCCGCCGCCGCACCGGCCCCCGCGCCCGTGGCGCCCCCGGTGCCCGCCGCCGCACCGGTGGACCCCCGGATCGCCGCGCCCCCGGTCCCCGCCGCCCCGCCGGCTCCGCCCGCCGCCCCGCCCGCACCCGCCGGCGGCAAGATCAACCTCGACAAGGGCCGGGTCAGCCTCCAGAAGAACCAGACGGTCTCCCTGGTCAAGGGCGGCCGGCCGCTGCTCTCCCAGGTCAAGATGGGCCTCGGCTGGGAACCCGCGTTCCGGGGCAAGGACATCGACCTCGACGCCTCCGTGATCGCCTACGGCCCCAACCGGAACCACCTGGACAGCTGCTACTTCGGCAAGCTCTCCATCCTGAACGGCGCGATCAAGCACTCCGGCGACAACCTCACGGGCGAGGGCGCGGGTGACGACGAGGTCATCGTCGTGGACCTGGGCCGGATCCCGGCGGAGGCGACCGGCCTGGTCTTCACGGTCAACTCGTTCACCGGCCAGAAGTTCACCGAGGTCGCCAAGGCCTACTGCCGACTGGTCGACGCGGCCACCGGCGAGGAGCTGGTCCGCTTCGACCTGACCGGCGCCGAGCCGCAGACCGGCGTGATGATGGCCAAGCTGATCAAGCAGTTCTCCGGCGAGTGGGAGATGACGGCCATGGGCGACTTCGTGAAGTCGCGCACCGTCCGCGGCATGGTGAAGCCTGCCGCCCAGGCGCTGTGA
- a CDS encoding NAD(P)-dependent oxidoreductase produces the protein MPAPRTVLLTGAAGGLGTLMRGLLPAYGYELRLFDVVPVEGEPDAITADLGDREALREAVRGVDAIIHLAGISLEASFDKILRANIEGTYNLYEAARDEGVRRIVFASSNHVVGYTPRPLPGDPLIPIGAPRRPDTFYGLSKSFGEDLAQLYWDRHGMETVSVRIGSCFPEPTSVRMLSVWMSPADGARLFHAALTAEDVRHTVVHGSSDNTRLWWDLTTARSLGYEPRDDSEPYAARLIAEQGELDPDNPDHAHLGGHFCTNPPIWPR, from the coding sequence ATGCCCGCTCCCCGCACCGTCCTGCTCACCGGCGCCGCCGGCGGCCTCGGCACCCTGATGCGCGGGCTCCTGCCCGCGTACGGCTACGAGCTCCGCCTCTTCGACGTCGTCCCCGTCGAGGGCGAGCCGGACGCGATCACCGCCGATCTCGGCGACCGGGAGGCGCTGCGCGAGGCCGTGCGGGGTGTCGACGCGATCATCCACCTCGCGGGCATCTCCCTGGAAGCCTCTTTCGACAAGATTCTCCGGGCGAACATCGAGGGCACGTACAACCTCTACGAGGCCGCGCGCGACGAGGGCGTGCGGCGCATCGTGTTCGCCTCCTCCAACCATGTCGTCGGCTACACCCCCCGGCCGCTGCCCGGCGACCCGCTGATCCCCATCGGCGCCCCGCGCCGCCCCGACACCTTCTACGGCCTGTCCAAGTCGTTCGGGGAGGACCTCGCCCAGCTGTACTGGGACCGGCACGGCATGGAGACTGTCTCGGTGCGCATCGGCTCCTGCTTCCCCGAGCCGACATCGGTACGGATGCTCTCGGTCTGGATGAGCCCCGCGGACGGCGCCCGGCTCTTCCACGCCGCGCTCACCGCCGAGGACGTGCGGCACACCGTCGTCCACGGCTCGTCCGACAACACCCGGCTGTGGTGGGACCTGACGACGGCCCGCTCGCTGGGATACGAGCCGCGGGACGACTCGGAGCCGTACGCGGCCCGGCTCATCGCCGAACAGGGCGAACTGGACCCGGACAACCCCGACCACGCCCACCTCGGCGGCCACTTCTGCACCAACCCGCCGATCTGGCCGCGCTGA
- a CDS encoding 5-dehydro-4-deoxyglucarate dehydratase, with protein sequence MTSAPLAARLGRVAGPLFFPVTAYGPDGAVDLDAFRAHVRSGVDAGAAAVFACCGTGEFHALTPEEFRRVVAAAVEETAGEVPVVAGAGYGTALAIQYAKLAEEAGADGLLAMPPYLVVADQEGLLGHYAALAAATSLETIVYQRDNAVFTPETVVALAGTPGVIGLKDGYGDLDLMQRIVSAVRTELPGRDFLYFNGLPTAELTGPAYRGIGVTLYSSAVFAFAPDIALAFYRAMDSGDDELTGALLDHFYRPLVELRAKGRGYAVSLVKAGVRLGGLDVGEVRTPLTEPPAAHVEELAAIIARGRALLEKYGQERRG encoded by the coding sequence GTGACCTCAGCCCCTCTTGCCGCCCGACTCGGCCGTGTCGCCGGGCCGCTCTTCTTCCCCGTCACCGCGTACGGACCGGACGGCGCCGTCGACCTCGATGCCTTCCGCGCGCATGTGCGGTCCGGCGTCGACGCCGGTGCGGCGGCGGTCTTCGCCTGCTGCGGCACCGGTGAGTTCCACGCGCTCACGCCGGAGGAGTTCCGCCGTGTCGTCGCCGCGGCCGTCGAGGAGACCGCCGGAGAGGTGCCCGTCGTCGCGGGGGCCGGATACGGCACGGCGCTCGCGATCCAGTACGCGAAGCTCGCCGAGGAAGCGGGCGCGGACGGGCTCCTCGCCATGCCCCCGTATCTCGTCGTCGCCGACCAGGAAGGGCTGCTGGGCCACTACGCCGCCCTCGCCGCGGCCACCTCCCTGGAGACGATCGTCTACCAGCGCGACAACGCCGTCTTCACCCCCGAGACCGTCGTCGCACTGGCCGGGACGCCCGGCGTCATCGGTCTCAAGGACGGCTACGGCGACCTCGACCTGATGCAGCGCATCGTCAGCGCCGTCCGCACCGAACTGCCGGGCCGGGACTTCCTGTATTTCAACGGGCTGCCCACCGCCGAACTCACCGGCCCGGCCTACCGCGGCATCGGCGTCACGCTCTACTCCTCCGCCGTCTTCGCCTTCGCGCCCGACATCGCGCTCGCCTTCTACCGGGCGATGGACTCCGGCGACGACGAACTGACGGGCGCCCTGCTCGACCACTTCTACCGCCCGCTCGTCGAACTGCGCGCCAAGGGCCGCGGCTACGCGGTCTCGCTCGTCAAGGCGGGAGTCCGGCTGGGCGGCCTGGACGTCGGCGAGGTCCGAACCCCGCTCACCGAGCCGCCCGCCGCCCACGTCGAGGAGCTCGCCGCGATCATCGCGCGGGGCCGGGCCCTGCTGGAGAAATACGGGCAGGAGCGGCGCGGGTGA
- a CDS encoding MFS transporter, translating into MTGSATVRVLRDRTAGLFLVVVVVSGFGTSAMWLAAGVWVKSLTGSDSLAALAVFAMWLPVLVGPVLGTIADRIPAKPLLVGSNLVMAGLLTSLTTVDSAGRIWILFVVLVLYGASFVLMGAAESALIAGAVDARLLGDFNGLRMMASEGMKLLAPLAGAGLYARFGGGAVALLDAVSFALAAGVCVLLPAREPVEASPAGQRGELTAGIRQVWGSPVLRPLVLAGSVAMLCAGLNGAAIYAVIDIVLGHSPTYAGVLYAVQGAGSVVVGLLAGPLLRRLPERVFTAAGIALFAVAVGVRALPYDAVALVASAAVGAGLPCVLIAAMTAVQRETPEAVLGRTAATANTMMMVPNAVALALGAGLIALVDIRVLLPLVGAAGLLTATLLVTGRRGRLTDTPTGPLPSSAEA; encoded by the coding sequence GTGACGGGGTCGGCGACGGTGCGGGTGCTGCGGGACCGTACGGCCGGGCTGTTTCTGGTGGTGGTCGTCGTCTCGGGTTTCGGGACCTCCGCGATGTGGCTCGCGGCCGGGGTCTGGGTCAAGTCCCTCACGGGGTCGGACAGTCTGGCGGCACTCGCCGTGTTCGCCATGTGGCTGCCGGTGCTGGTCGGGCCGGTGCTCGGGACGATCGCCGACCGGATCCCGGCGAAGCCGCTCCTCGTCGGGTCGAATCTCGTCATGGCGGGGCTGCTCACCTCGCTGACGACGGTCGATTCGGCGGGCCGGATCTGGATCCTCTTCGTCGTGCTCGTCCTGTACGGCGCGAGTTTCGTCCTGATGGGCGCGGCCGAGTCGGCGCTGATCGCCGGGGCCGTCGACGCACGGCTGCTGGGTGATTTCAACGGGCTGCGGATGATGGCGAGCGAGGGCATGAAGCTGCTGGCGCCGCTGGCCGGTGCCGGGCTGTACGCGCGGTTCGGGGGCGGGGCCGTGGCGCTGCTGGACGCGGTGTCGTTCGCGCTGGCGGCCGGGGTCTGCGTGCTGCTGCCGGCCCGGGAGCCTGTCGAGGCCTCGCCGGCCGGCCAGCGGGGCGAACTCACCGCGGGCATACGGCAGGTGTGGGGTTCGCCGGTGCTGCGACCGCTCGTGCTGGCGGGCTCGGTGGCGATGCTGTGCGCGGGGCTCAACGGGGCCGCGATCTACGCCGTCATCGACATCGTTCTGGGGCACTCCCCCACGTACGCGGGTGTGCTGTACGCGGTGCAGGGCGCCGGGTCCGTCGTGGTCGGGCTGCTGGCCGGTCCGCTGCTGCGGCGGCTTCCGGAGCGGGTGTTCACGGCGGCCGGGATCGCGCTGTTCGCGGTGGCGGTGGGGGTGCGGGCACTGCCGTACGACGCGGTGGCGCTGGTGGCGAGCGCGGCCGTCGGGGCCGGGCTGCCGTGTGTGCTGATCGCCGCCATGACGGCGGTGCAGCGGGAGACTCCGGAGGCCGTGCTGGGCCGCACCGCCGCGACCGCCAACACGATGATGATGGTGCCGAACGCGGTGGCACTGGCACTCGGCGCGGGCCTGATCGCGCTGGTGGACATCCGGGTGCTGCTGCCGCTGGTCGGCGCGGCGGGACTGCTGACCGCGACCCTGCTGGTGACGGGCCGGCGGGGGAGGCTGACGGACACCCCCACCGGCCCGCTTCCTTCATCGGCGGAGGCGTGA